One genomic window of Hyperolius riggenbachi isolate aHypRig1 chromosome 7, aHypRig1.pri, whole genome shotgun sequence includes the following:
- the LOC137525802 gene encoding speedy protein 1-A-like, with protein sequence MRRAFHKLLDDRAIEIFLQHDGCKRVSDKYLLAMVLVYFSRAGLSIAEYNIRNFYAALFLANQMEEDIPFYYSIFLFADWYFSSEEDFKEATKTLFRRMRFRAWVSREECRHVMKKLSHRGWRRKRMDHHGLAHRDFRMTTEECTAMEPGSGYVCDQCSRSRPRSWCCIMQ encoded by the exons ATGAGGAGAGCCTTCCACAAGCTCCTTG ATGACCGCGCCATTGAAATCTTCCTGCAACATGATGGATGCAAAAGAGTTTCAGACAAG TACCTGCTTGCCATGGTGCTCGTCTACTTCAGCAGAGCTGGCCTCTCCATTGCCGAATACAACATCCGGAACTTCTACGCTGCTCT gttcctggccaacCAGATGGAAGAAGACATCCCATTCTATTACTCCATCTTCCTGTTCGCCGATTGGTACTTCAGCAGCGAAGAAGACTTCAAGGAGGCCACGAAGACCCTCTTTAGACGGATGAGATTCCGGGCCTGGGTCAGTCGTGAGGAGTGCCGccat GTCATGAAGAAACTGAGTCATCGGGGATGGAGAAGAAAGAGAATGGACCATCATGGCCTGGCCCATCGGGATTTCAGGATGACCACAGaggaatgcactgctatggaaccaGGGAGCGGATATGTCTGTGACCAGTGTTCTAGGTCCAGGCCCCGCTCCTGGTGTTGCATCATGCAGTGA